In Anopheles gambiae chromosome 2, idAnoGambNW_F1_1, whole genome shotgun sequence, a single window of DNA contains:
- the LOC1274807 gene encoding S-methyl-5'-thioadenosine phosphorylase, with amino-acid sequence MVSKVKIGIIGGSGLDDSQIIENRTERVVNTHFGIPSDVLIEGKIAGVDCVLLARHGRNHSIMPSNVNYRANIWALKTLGCTHVIVSTATGSLKEEIHPGDIVIPDNFIDRTTKRVQTFYDGNELLSGVCHIPMEPAFCNRTRDVLIETARGIGLGVHEKGTVVTIEGPRFSSKAESNLFRQWGADLVNMTLVPEVVLAKEAGLCYAAIAMATDYDCWREAGEDVNVADVLATFKKNVTKVTDLIINAIPKVAALDWSDTIEELGKTVNTSIMLPHSN; translated from the exons ATGGTCTCGAAGGTGAAG ATTGGCATCATCGGCGGTTCCGGGCTGGACGATAGTCAGATAATCGAGAATCGCACCGAGCGCGTGGTAAACACACACTTTGGCATTCCGTCCGATGTGCTGATCGAGGGAAAGATTGCCGGCGTCGATTGCGTGCTGCTGGCCCGCCATGGCCGAAACCATTCGATAATGCCCTCGAACGTCAACTATCGGGCAAACATATGGGCGCTGAAGACGCTCGGCTGCACGCACGTGATCGTGTCCACGGCGACCGGTTCGCTGAAGGAGGAGATCCATCCCGGCGATATCGTGATTCCGGACAACTTTATCGACCGCACCACGAAACGCGTGCAGACGTTCTACGACGGCAACGAGCTGCTGTCTGGCGTCTGTCACATCCCGATGGAGCCGGCCTTCTGCAACCGCACGCGGGATGTGCTCATCGAAACGGCACGTGGCATTGGGCTGGGCGTGCACGAGAAGGGCACGGTGGTTACGATCGAGGGGCCACGGTTTTCGAGCAAAGCGGAAAGCAACCTCTTCCGCCAGTGGGGCGCCGATCTGGTAAACATGACACTGGTGCCCGAGGTGGTGCTGGCGAAGGAGGCCGGTCTGTGCTACGCCGCTATCGCCATGGCCACCGATTACGACTGCTGGAGAGAGGCGGGCGAGGACGTGAATGTGGCGGACGTGCTGGCAACGTTCAAGAAGAACGTTACCAAGGTGACGGATCTGATCATCAATGCCATTCCGAAGGTAGCCGCCCTCGACTGGTCGGACACGATCGAAGAGCTGGGGAAAACGGTCAACACCAGCATCATGCTGCCTCACTCCAACTAA